In Gemmatimonadota bacterium, the following are encoded in one genomic region:
- a CDS encoding PspA/IM30 family protein: protein MGMFERFSTMLKSNINELISRAENPEKMLNQLILDMKSNLAKAKQEAAGAIADEKKLQADAEALKKQSEDWERRAMLAVQEGRDDLAKQALFRYNEALQGAQQLHETWVKHKTETENLKVQLRQLNDKIEEAKRKKNILVARAKRAEAQQRIQETMSGMSDKSAFESFDRMAEKIEAIERKALASAELQQEFESDDLAAQFKQLEYKGSADQQLLDLKSKMGMLGKGSDETKQLGKGETPVHDAEVIDDDVK, encoded by the coding sequence ATGGGAATGTTCGAACGCTTCTCGACCATGCTGAAGTCGAACATCAACGAACTCATCTCCCGGGCGGAAAACCCCGAGAAGATGCTGAATCAGTTGATTCTCGACATGAAGTCGAACCTGGCCAAGGCCAAGCAAGAAGCGGCCGGGGCCATCGCGGATGAGAAGAAGCTCCAGGCCGACGCCGAGGCGTTGAAGAAGCAATCGGAAGACTGGGAGCGACGGGCCATGCTCGCCGTCCAGGAAGGGCGCGACGATTTGGCCAAACAGGCGCTGTTTCGCTACAACGAAGCGTTGCAGGGGGCCCAACAGCTCCATGAGACCTGGGTCAAGCACAAAACCGAGACCGAGAACCTCAAGGTCCAACTCCGCCAGCTCAACGACAAGATCGAAGAAGCGAAGCGGAAGAAGAATATTCTGGTGGCCCGGGCCAAGCGCGCCGAAGCCCAGCAGCGGATCCAAGAGACCATGTCTGGGATGTCGGACAAGAGCGCGTTCGAGTCCTTCGACCGGATGGCCGAGAAGATCGAAGCGATCGAACGGAAAGCCCTGGCGTCGGCCGAACTCCAGCAGGAGTTCGAAAGCGACGACTTGGCGGCCCAGTTCAAACAACTTGAGTACAAGGGATCGGCCGACCAGCAATTGCTTGATCTCAAGTCCAAGATGGGCATGCTCGGCAAGGGCTCGGACGAGACCAAACAACTCGGCAAGGGCGAAACGCCGGTCCATGATGCCGAGGTAATCGACGACGACGTGAAGTAG
- a CDS encoding DUF1611 domain-containing protein translates to MADPRFLILADGNFHPLESKTANSVVRYHPNRVVAVLDRVAAGKTVQDVLGFGGAIPVVGSIEAGLALKPTAVMIGIAPAGGRLPDEWRGWLAKALAAGCDIISGLHTFISDDPELSALAAKHGRTISDARKAPKNLPIAAGQARLVDPFVVLTVGTDCNVGKMTAQLQLISGLKARGLRTNFVATGQTGIFIEGWGTAVDAVVADFIAGAAEELVLRGAQDADIVLVEGQGSINHPGYSGVTLGLLHGSCPDALILCHQASREHLGEYRTAPWLKIPPLSRYVDLYEMVGSAVHPTKVIGICLNTYDLSDEDARAACQAAAAETGLPCTDPVRFDSTPLLNAIVRERENYLDRRRPVT, encoded by the coding sequence ATGGCCGATCCTCGTTTTCTGATCCTGGCCGACGGAAACTTTCATCCGCTCGAGTCGAAAACCGCCAACTCGGTTGTGCGGTATCACCCCAATCGGGTCGTGGCCGTGCTCGACCGGGTGGCCGCCGGGAAGACCGTCCAGGACGTCCTTGGGTTCGGCGGCGCGATCCCGGTGGTGGGTTCGATCGAAGCCGGCTTGGCCCTGAAGCCAACGGCCGTCATGATCGGCATTGCCCCAGCCGGTGGTCGGCTGCCCGATGAGTGGCGTGGTTGGCTGGCCAAGGCGCTGGCGGCCGGCTGCGATATCATCAGCGGCCTCCACACCTTCATTTCCGATGATCCAGAGTTGTCGGCGCTGGCCGCCAAGCACGGCCGGACCATCTCGGATGCGCGGAAGGCGCCGAAGAACCTTCCCATTGCCGCCGGCCAAGCCCGCTTGGTCGACCCGTTTGTCGTGCTCACGGTCGGGACCGACTGCAACGTCGGGAAGATGACCGCGCAACTCCAGTTGATCTCGGGCCTCAAGGCCCGGGGGCTCCGGACCAACTTCGTGGCCACCGGCCAGACCGGGATCTTCATCGAAGGCTGGGGCACCGCGGTCGACGCCGTCGTGGCCGACTTCATCGCCGGGGCGGCGGAGGAATTGGTGTTGCGGGGCGCCCAGGATGCCGACATCGTCTTGGTCGAGGGGCAGGGCAGCATCAACCACCCGGGCTATTCCGGGGTGACCCTTGGGCTGCTCCATGGGTCGTGTCCCGATGCCTTGATTCTCTGCCACCAGGCCAGCCGAGAGCACCTCGGTGAGTACCGGACCGCGCCGTGGCTCAAGATCCCGCCGTTGTCGCGCTACGTCGACTTGTACGAGATGGTGGGCTCAGCGGTTCACCCCACGAAGGTGATCGGAATCTGCCTGAACACCTATGACTTGAGTGACGAGGACGCGCGGGCGGCCTGCCAGGCGGCGGCGGCTGAGACCGGATTGCCGTGCACGGATCCGGTCCGGTTCGACTCGACGCCGCTGCTGAACGCCATCGTGCGGGAGCGGGAAAACTATCTCGACCGCCGCCGGCCGGTTACCTAA
- the ccoS gene encoding cbb3-type cytochrome oxidase assembly protein CcoS yields MTILFILVPVALGVVLIGVGAFMWATRKGQLDDLGTPALRVLRDDAEGPDRTR; encoded by the coding sequence ATGACGATCCTGTTTATTCTGGTGCCGGTGGCCCTGGGTGTAGTGCTGATCGGCGTGGGTGCGTTCATGTGGGCCACCCGGAAGGGCCAGCTCGACGATCTCGGAACACCGGCACTGCGGGTGCTTCGAGACGACGCTGAAGGCCCCGATCGAACCCGTTAG